GACGCTGATGGTGCAGAGATCGTCGTCGATGCGCGCCTTGATCTGGACGGCGCGGGTGTCCTCCGCCTCCGTATCCCCGGCGGCGTCCTTGCGGGCGGTCTTGCCGGTCGGTTTGGGGGCGGCCTTGACGATGGGGGCGCCGAGTTCCTCGGCGATGGCGCGCTCGATGCGCTGGGCGGCGGCGCCGGCATGGTAGATGCGCGAGGCCTTGCAGGACGCCTCGACCCGCACCGGAACGTCGGCGCGCAGGATCTCGGCCCAGGGAACCCGGCGGGCGCGCTTGTCCAGCTGCGCCAGATGCAGGGCGCGGAAGCTGGCGATGCGCGCCAGCACGCGGGTGGCACCGCGCAGCTCCAGATTGGCCCGCCAGACCTCCGGCCAGCCGCCGGTGACCGTCACCCCGCCCTTCACGGCGGTGGGGTTGGCGAAGCCGCGCTCGCGCGCCTCGGCACACAGCACGGATTCCAGGCCGGGGGCGGCCACCAGGAAAATCTCGAAGGGCTGCGCGGCGCCGGTCTTGTCTTGGTCGGTGTTCATCCCGCCTACATAGCCCGAAGGCCGGCCGTCTACGACAGGATTCTCGCAAATCCGGGAGGGGCGCGGCCGACCCGGCAATTGACGGCGGGCCGTCGCCCCTTATGATCGGATTGGAACACGAACAATCAAGCCGGCTTTCGATTCCGAACACGGGATTGGCCGGCCAGCAGGGAGAGCGCACGTCATGACCGCAACCGACACCGCTACCGACAACGGCAACTGGCCCGCCGACCTGCTTGCCCGGGAGTTCCGGGACAAGCGGGTGCTGGTCACCGGCAGCAGCCGCGGCATCGGCGCCGCGGTGGCGGCGGCCTTCGCCCAACTTGGCGCCCGCGTCGCCATCCATGGCCGCGACCGGGCGGCGGTTGAGGCCGTGGCGGCCTCAATGGGGGCGGGCATGGGCAACGGCGTGGTCGGGCTGGCCGGCGACTTCGCCGACAAGGGGCAGACCCGTGCGGTGGTGGAGCAGGCGGTGGATCGGCTGGGCGGGCTGGACGTGCTGATCAACAATGCCGGCACCATGCTGGGCCGGGTGGCGCTGGCCGACATCGACGATGATTTCCTGCAGCAGCAGTTCGACCTGAACGCCGCCTCGGCGGTCGTCGCCAGCCGCGCCGCCCTGCCGGCGCTGATCGAGTCGAGGGGGGCCATCGTCAACACCGGCTCCATCTCCGGCCGCACCGGCGGCAGCGCCGGCTCGTCGCTCTACAGCGCCGCGAAGGCGTTCCAGGCCAGCCTCGCCCGCTCGCTGGCGACGGAGCTGGCACCGCACGGCATCCGCGTCAACGCGGTGTCGCCCGGCACCATCGACACCGATTTCCACCAGCGCTACTCGACCGCGGACAAGCTGGCGCAGACCGCGGCGCGCATCCCGCTGAAACGGCTGGGGACGGCGGAGGATTGCGTCGGCGCGTACCTGTTCCTCTCTTCCAACCGGCTGGCAGGCTATATCACCGGCCAGACGATCGAGGTGAATGGCGGTCAGTTCTATAACTAAAGGCTAGGCTTTCGCGAATGCGAAGGTCAAGCTTTGGCAAAATGCAAAGCGATCTCAATGATCTTGGCAGAATGCGAAGGGTAGGTGGCGCAGTCTATTGGAAAGGGGGCATTTCACAGGGCAGAAAAACACCGCGGCGTTAATGGTCCTTTGGCATTGTTCTTGTAGGCTACCTCGTTGATAACCGATCGCACGAAAGATCGGAGAGTTGCCAGCAGCCGGGTCAGAAGACGAGGTCCCCAATCATGAACGCCGCCCACCCAAGCCGGCAGACCGCCGCCCAACCGACCAAAGCCGGTCCCTTCGCCAATCTGCGCACGGCAACCAAGATCTACACCGGCTTCGGCGTGACGCTCGCGCTGCTGGTCGGCTTGGGGGCGGTGTCCTGGACGGGCTTGCGATCGAGCGACGACGCGCTCCGCCGCTATGCCGGGCAGTCGCATGTCGCCATGGCGGTGGCGGAGGCGGACACCAACATGGCCGACGCCCTGGGGGCGGCGGAGGAGTTCGTGTCCAGCGGCTCCGCCGCGGTGGCCGACCGCTTCCGCGTCGACGTGGACAAGTTCGCCAGGAAGCTGGACGCCGCCACCACGCGCATGACCAGCGCGACCGACCGCCAGGCGGCGCAGGAGATCGCCAGCCTGCAGAAGACGCTGACCGGCGGCTTCGACCAGCTGGTCGCCGCGCGGACGGAGCGCGACTCGATCGTCGCGTCGGTGGTGAACAAGCTGGGCGCCGACATCCGCCGCACGCTGAGCGAGACCGTCAAGGCGGAGAAAGATCTGGGCGATCTCGACCGCACGGTGCAGGCCGCCGATGTCAGCGAGCAGTACCTGCTGGTCCGCGTGCTGGTCGCCCGCTTCGTGGCGGAGACGCAGGCCGAGGATCTGGCGCGCATCCGCAAGGATCTGGCCGATGTGACCGCCAAGGCCACGGCGCTGCGCGACGGCATGGCGGACGGGCCGGTGAAGGCCAAGCTGTCCGATGCGGTCGCCAAGCTTCCGGCCTATGGCACCGGCATCGACCGCATCGCCAGCTTGAGCGACCAGCTGAAGTCGCTGAACAATGAGACGCTGGGCAAGGCCGGCAAGGAGATCGGCGACAAGATCGGCCTGATCCGCGACCATTCCGCCGATTTCCTGTCGCAGCTGGAGACCACCGCCGCCGCCGAGGTGAAGGCGGCAGAAGGGCGCGGCACAATGGTGACGGTCGCCGCCCTGCTGATCGGCCTGCTGCTGGCCTGGGCGATTTCGCGGGCGATCACCAAGCCGCTCGGCAACATCACGCGGGCGATGGGCCGTCTGGCCGAAGGCGACCTGAGCGTCGCCGTCACCGACGACGAGCGCCGGGACGAGATCGGCGCGCTGGCCCGTGCGCT
The nucleotide sequence above comes from Azospirillum sp. TSA2s. Encoded proteins:
- a CDS encoding SDR family NAD(P)-dependent oxidoreductase; amino-acid sequence: MTATDTATDNGNWPADLLAREFRDKRVLVTGSSRGIGAAVAAAFAQLGARVAIHGRDRAAVEAVAASMGAGMGNGVVGLAGDFADKGQTRAVVEQAVDRLGGLDVLINNAGTMLGRVALADIDDDFLQQQFDLNAASAVVASRAALPALIESRGAIVNTGSISGRTGGSAGSSLYSAAKAFQASLARSLATELAPHGIRVNAVSPGTIDTDFHQRYSTADKLAQTAARIPLKRLGTAEDCVGAYLFLSSNRLAGYITGQTIEVNGGQFYN
- a CDS encoding methyl-accepting chemotaxis protein, whose product is MNAAHPSRQTAAQPTKAGPFANLRTATKIYTGFGVTLALLVGLGAVSWTGLRSSDDALRRYAGQSHVAMAVAEADTNMADALGAAEEFVSSGSAAVADRFRVDVDKFARKLDAATTRMTSATDRQAAQEIASLQKTLTGGFDQLVAARTERDSIVASVVNKLGADIRRTLSETVKAEKDLGDLDRTVQAADVSEQYLLVRVLVARFVAETQAEDLARIRKDLADVTAKATALRDGMADGPVKAKLSDAVAKLPAYGTGIDRIASLSDQLKSLNNETLGKAGKEIGDKIGLIRDHSADFLSQLETTAAAEVKAAEGRGTMVTVAALLIGLLLAWAISRAITKPLGNITRAMGRLAEGDLSVAVTDDERRDEIGALARALQVFKTNAYEMERMRKAQEESERQAAAQRRQTMMQMADTFESAVKGIVDTVANAATGMRDAATELTATAQEATERSLLVASASEQASANVQTVATATEELSASISEIGQQVENSTRIATQAVADADGADRTMRDLVSAAEQIGAVVELISGIAAQTNLLALNATIEAARAGEAGKGFAVVASEVKALASQTARATDEIQAKVQEIQQTTGGAQKAIGSIGKTIGHMSEITTAIAAAIEEQAAATREIASSVTQAAQGTEEVSSNIAGVSTAVHETGDAAGRVRGTSQELAVEAERLRREVGTFIATVRAA